A genomic stretch from Orcinus orca chromosome 14, mOrcOrc1.1, whole genome shotgun sequence includes:
- the PBLD gene encoding phenazine biosynthesis-like domain-containing protein, which translates to MKFPIFIADAFTAKAFRGNPAAVCLLENKLDEDMHQKIAKEMNLSETAFIQKLHPTDNFTQSSCFGLRWFTPVSEVPLCGHATLASAAVLFHKIKNTNSTLTFVTLSGELKARREEDGIVLDLPLYPAHPQDFHEVEDLIKTAIGDTLVQDIRYSPDTRKLLVRLSDTYNRSFLESLKVNTQNLTQVENTGKVKGLILTIKGEPDGQTQAFDFYSRYFTPWFGVAEDPVTGSAHTVLSSYWSQQLGKKVMHAFQCSSRGGELQISLRPDGRVDIKGRAALVLEGTLTA; encoded by the exons ATGAAGTTCCCTATTTTCATAGCAGATGCATTCACAGCAAAAGCATTTCGTGGGAATCCTGCTGCTGTTTGCCTCCTAGAAAAT AAATTGGATGAAGACATGCatcaaaaaattgcaaaggaaatgAATCTCTCTGAAACTGCTTTTATCCAAAAACTACACCCAACTGACAACTTTACACAAA GTTCCTGCTTTGGATTAAGGTGGTTTACACCAGTGAGTGAGGTTCCTCTCTGTGGCCACGCTACCCTGGCTTCTGCAGCTGTGCTGTTTCACAAAATAA AAAACACGAATAGCACCCTAACGTTTGTCACTCTGAGTGGGGAACTAAAGGCCAGAAGAGAAGAGGATGGTATCGTCCTGGACCTGCCTCTTTATCCAGCCCATCCCCAG GACTTCCATGAAGTGGAGGATTTGATAAAG ACTGCCATAGGTGACACACTGGTTCAGGACATCCGCTATTCCCCAGATACCCGAAAGCTCCTGGTCCGGCTCAGTGATACTTACAACAG GTCATTTCTGGAGAGCCTGAAGGTGAACACACAGAATCTGACGCAAGTGGAAAACACGGGGAAGGTGAAAGGACTCATTCTCACCatcaagggagagcctgatggGCAGACTCAAGCGTTTGACTTTTACTCCAGATATTTCACTCCATGGTTTGGTGTGGCCGAAGACCCTGTAACAG GGTCTGCACATACTGTTCTCAGCAGCTACTGGTCCCAGCAACTGGGGAAGAAAGTCATGCATG cCTTTCAGTGTTCCAGCCGGGGAGGAGAATTGCAGATTTCCCTGCGTCCTGATGGACGAGTTGACATCAAGGGGCGTGCTGCTCTTGTTTTAGAGGGCACGCTGACGGCCTAG